The following proteins are co-located in the Agromyces laixinhei genome:
- a CDS encoding SGNH/GDSL hydrolase family protein: MTAALHAKLARYERPERVLPYARALDDETRAAIFGTDVAGYDGAMEELAAQRDSAVAELAADPDVRSNLARWPGGAGAQVVAIGESTTADRLSWFEILAALVGGQRPDLSPRFENLAVSGSTTTQAVAGLPALRRFEPDLVFCMLGANDAQRFGGPGGDRLVSADETARNLRRLRIAWRGAGAPRWVWLAPTPVDEAAISAHPYLGGAGLSWTNDDVRRTARLIAELAEPGDLVIDPADAAGMLSLDGDGLHPTPEAQIAVVRLVLARLANQS, translated from the coding sequence ATGACCGCCGCACTGCACGCGAAGCTCGCCCGGTACGAGCGCCCCGAGCGCGTGCTGCCGTATGCGCGCGCCCTCGACGACGAGACCAGGGCCGCGATCTTCGGCACGGATGTCGCGGGCTACGACGGGGCCATGGAGGAGCTCGCAGCCCAGCGTGACAGCGCGGTCGCCGAACTCGCGGCCGACCCCGACGTGCGGTCGAACCTCGCTCGGTGGCCGGGCGGCGCCGGCGCGCAGGTCGTCGCGATCGGTGAGAGCACGACGGCCGACCGGCTCTCGTGGTTCGAGATCCTGGCGGCGCTCGTCGGCGGGCAGCGGCCAGATCTCTCGCCGCGTTTCGAGAACCTCGCGGTCTCGGGTTCCACGACAACTCAGGCGGTCGCGGGCCTGCCCGCGCTACGGCGGTTCGAGCCCGACCTGGTGTTCTGCATGCTGGGCGCCAACGACGCCCAACGGTTCGGCGGCCCGGGCGGCGATCGGCTGGTGAGCGCCGACGAGACCGCGCGCAACCTTCGGAGGCTCCGCATCGCCTGGCGTGGAGCCGGCGCGCCCCGCTGGGTGTGGCTCGCGCCGACACCGGTCGACGAGGCGGCGATCAGCGCGCATCCGTATCTCGGAGGTGCGGGCCTCAGCTGGACGAACGACGATGTGCGACGCACCGCACGCCTGATCGCCGAACTCGCCGAACCCGGCGACCTCGTCATCGACCCGGCGGATGCCGCGGGCATGCTGTCGCTCGACGGCGATGGCCTGCACCCGACGCCCGAGGCGCAGATCGCGGTGGTACGGCTCGTACTCGCCCGACTCGCGAACCAGTCATGA